Part of the Bacteroidales bacterium genome is shown below.
TACAAGAACTGGGGAATCAGGAAAATTAAAAGTAAGTTGGAAATAGACGAGTATGGTTTGAAAAAAGAAAAACCGTCTAAGTAATTTTAGACGGTTTTTTATCATTAAGAAAAATTTCTCTTTATTTACCCTTTCCCGGAACAGGAATAGTATATTTACTGATATCCACATTGGCCAGTTCCAGTTTTTCAGGCATCAGGTTCAGATCGGATCCCATTACATTATCCCATGTAACTTCACCACCGGTATATGCAGAGATACGTCCCATGATGGCTGTCATTGTAGAAACGGCTGTTTCTTCTGCCTGACTGAATGGTTTCTTGTCACGGATACAATTTACCCAGTTGACGTGTTCCAACACATAAGGATTATCTTGTTTAAATTCTTCTTTTTCTTTTTCCTTATCATATTTCCAAATCACATTACCTTTAAGGTCTCTGATTTCCTGTGTCTGTCCGTCTCCTCCATACCAAACACCTTTTGTTCCAAAAAGAATTTCGGTATTTCTTCCGGCACACCCGTCAATCTGGCGACACATACTATGCATATGGATCCCACCTTCATATTCAAAATCAACACTGAACATATCATATTGATCACCGGTAACACGACGCTGATGGGCTCCAAAGCCTATAGCCTTAACCGGTTTTTTACCTGTAAACCAATTAAATACATCAATATTATGTACATGCTGTTCTACAATATGATCTCCGGATAACCAGGTCCAGTTCACCCAGTCACGGATCATCCATTCCATATTGGTCCAGTTCTTTTCTTTATTACGGAACCATAATTGTGATTGGTTCCAGTATACGTTTCCGGACACGACCTCACCGATCAATCCGCTTTGTACCTGTTTGTAGCTTTCGATATATGATCTTTTGTGATGACGTTGTGTTCCTGTAATCACACATAATCCCTGGCTTACCGCTTTTTTCGAAGAAGCAATGATAGAACGGGCACCTACGGGATCTACAGCAACCGGTTTTTCAAGGAAAGCATGCTTTCCGGCATCTACGGCAGCTTTAAAATGAACGGGACGAAAATTAGGGGGAGTCGCAATCAATACCACATCCACACCGGCATCTATGACTTTCTGATAATTATCAAAACCGGTAAAACATTTGTCATCAGGAATTTCCTGATTGAATTTTTCTTTAAGATGCCTACGGCAGTCCTGTACCCTGTCTGCAAATACGTCACCTAAAGCAACGACAGAAACATTCGGCGCAGCATTCAGGAAATCGGAAGCAGCTCCTTTTCCTCTTCCGCCACAACCGATCAAACCTGCCTTTAAATGGGCTCCGTCTTTTGCCTTATCGGGCAAAGATGAAGGAATATTCCATTCTGCTTGCGGTAATAAAGGGATCAATGCGGGTTCTTTGGTTCCTCCGCCGCATGAAGTAAGCAATGTGCCAGCTCCTAGTGTACCAGCAGCTCCTACCAATGCAGCACTTGATAAGAAATCTCTTCTGTTTAAAGAATTTTTGCTCATGATATTTGTTTGTTTATTAAATTGAAATTGGTTATTATTTACTGATGATCGTACTATCCGGTTCACAGACCACGCGGAAGCCAATCCCCTTGATATCCGAATACCACCAGATACTTTTGGGTTGTTGCGGGTCGGTTTTCAACCATTCTTCGGTTTGCGTAACGCCACGTACCGCAGCACGTACATCTGCAGCATCATCGGCATAGTTACCTCCACGGACCACATATTCAGTACCTTCTTCCGGTCCCTTCGGGTTGGTTACTGAAAGCCCTGTCTGTGTATACGCATCAGGAGCATACCAGTCCGAACAATACTCGAGAACATTGCCCAGCATGTTCTTCAACCCGAACGGATTTTCTTTGACCTTAAAGGGCTCCTGCGTTTTCATATCGCTGTTCAGGGCATAGATGACAAATCTATTGATCATTGTGGTATCCGGGCTGGATATCTTCCTCCACCATCCCTGGGAGGTAAATTTCTTGGGCGCTCCTTCA
Proteins encoded:
- a CDS encoding Gfo/Idh/MocA family oxidoreductase, producing MMSKNSLNRRDFLSSAALVGAAGTLGAGTLLTSCGGGTKEPALIPLLPQAEWNIPSSLPDKAKDGAHLKAGLIGCGGRGKGAASDFLNAAPNVSVVALGDVFADRVQDCRRHLKEKFNQEIPDDKCFTGFDNYQKVIDAGVDVVLIATPPNFRPVHFKAAVDAGKHAFLEKPVAVDPVGARSIIASSKKAVSQGLCVITGTQRHHKRSYIESYKQVQSGLIGEVVSGNVYWNQSQLWFRNKEKNWTNMEWMIRDWVNWTWLSGDHIVEQHVHNIDVFNWFTGKKPVKAIGFGAHQRRVTGDQYDMFSVDFEYEGGIHMHSMCRQIDGCAGRNTEILFGTKGVWYGGDGQTQEIRDLKGNVIWKYDKEKEKEEFKQDNPYVLEHVNWVNCIRDKKPFSQAEETAVSTMTAIMGRISAYTGGEVTWDNVMGSDLNLMPEKLELANVDISKYTIPVPGKGK